The following proteins come from a genomic window of Microbacterium sp. SY138:
- a CDS encoding biotin--[acetyl-CoA-carboxylase] ligase, translating to MDLPLARAIAARLDLVGATGSTNADLRAHASDADAWPHLAVLVTHDQTAGRGRLDRTWTAPAGAAIAVSVLLRALPADPAARGWIPLAAGVAMAEAIAEQLPTHDVAVKWPNDVLVDGRKICGILAEATTDAVVLGAGVNTAMTAEQLPVPSASSFAALGAVADDDLLLSSYLERLDGLLSALTVTENAVVSGLHGAVSARCATLGQTVRVSLPAGRSLEGVATAIDPDGRLLVESEGLEHAISAGDVVHVRPAGS from the coding sequence ATGGATCTCCCCCTCGCGCGTGCGATCGCCGCTCGTCTCGATCTGGTGGGTGCCACCGGCTCCACGAACGCCGATCTGCGCGCGCACGCGTCCGATGCCGACGCGTGGCCGCACCTGGCGGTCCTGGTCACGCACGACCAGACGGCCGGACGTGGCCGCCTCGACCGCACCTGGACGGCACCCGCGGGCGCGGCCATCGCCGTCTCGGTCCTGCTTCGGGCGCTTCCCGCCGATCCTGCCGCGCGCGGGTGGATCCCGCTCGCCGCAGGGGTGGCCATGGCGGAGGCGATCGCTGAGCAGCTTCCGACGCACGACGTCGCCGTGAAGTGGCCGAACGATGTCCTCGTGGATGGACGCAAGATCTGCGGCATCCTCGCGGAAGCGACGACGGACGCCGTCGTTCTCGGCGCCGGCGTGAACACCGCCATGACGGCCGAGCAGCTTCCCGTGCCGTCGGCCTCGTCGTTCGCCGCACTCGGCGCCGTCGCGGACGACGATCTCCTGCTCTCCAGCTACCTCGAGAGACTCGACGGCCTGCTCTCCGCGCTGACCGTCACGGAGAACGCGGTCGTGAGCGGTCTGCACGGCGCCGTGTCGGCGCGGTGCGCGACTCTCGGGCAGACGGTGCGGGTATCGCTGCCGGCTGGACGCTCTCTCGAAGGAGTGGCGACGGCGATCGACCCGGACGGTCGTCTTC